The window AAAAAGAGGGTCCTGCACCGGTACCGTTTTCAAAACCAACATTTGAACAGAGTGCCAGTACATTGGGAATGGTCGAATGCCTACCCAGCAAAGCAAAAGGAAAATTATAGGTTGGATCAGACAAACTATATTGGATGTTATCTGAGTTAAACCCACAAATAGAGATAGGCTGAGAAAATATTTAACCAAACCAGTTAGATTAACGAACGCAAGCGATTATTGGGTATTACAGCGACCCTGAATGAGCAATAATGTGAAAGAAATTGCAAATCCATATTAATATAATAAGTTTAAAGCCAAATACTGGGGTGTTGTTAGTTATCAAATGTTTGCATTGATGGAACAACAAATAAATGATCATCAAATTTGACACTAGATAGACCAATAAACACAGAAAAAAAACTCGATGCAATGTAGCAAGCAGCAAAAACAAAAACGACCACCGAAGGACAGGAAAGGAAAAATATTTCATCCTGCTGCAACTAACAGATAGTTACCTGCTGAGTCAATACATCAAGATAGGATGCCTATCCCAACAAATCACATTATGCCCGCATCTACAAGAATAGGAAGTCAAAGAATCAATGAGATTCCAACAAACAGTTGAATAGGTACGAGGGGGCACTAACTAGATATAAACACACAGCTAACATTCGAGTAAAAAATCAGTTGTATCTGATCATAATGAAATTCATAAGTATGTCAATAGGCCTGCAACAAATAAAAAAAGTCTCTACTGACATCCATAGAATAAACCACATAACTCAACAATAATAATACAAGAATATCAAATAACTTGGTTTACTTTTACCTGCAGTATAGACAGCTTCAAATGGATAATAGTTAAACCAGCGGTAAAAGCGGTAGGGTTCGAGAAGTTTCTTAAACTGCAATGTTTCAAACTGGACTTGGAAGACGCCGATAAATGTCCACAGTAACACCACATTGTTGTCCTCAGCAAACCCGAGTATCCTTGGGCTCTGACTGCCCTCCTCTGGATTCATGGAAAGTAGCTTGTCTAGTGCAACAGTTCTTCCCAGCACCCATGAAGTTACACGATCACAGTCCGTCTTTCTCTCCCATAATTGGACGCAGTAGTCTGACAGGAAGACGAAACCAAGGCCACCACCCTCCGACCGCATAACCGTGAAGGAGCAATTGTCGACGATGTCCACTGGCACATGTATCACAGTTAGGCTCTGCGTATCCAAATTAAATTCAAGTATTCCAAATGAATTCCCTATAAGCAACCAGTAAAGGGAATTCCCAACCATCACAGAGCACATGTCATGGTAAACCTCGGTGAGCACATCAGGATCGTCGGCCGGAAGCGGTGTCGACACGAGATTACTCCATACACCGGTCTCTGACGAGTACACC is drawn from Triticum dicoccoides isolate Atlit2015 ecotype Zavitan chromosome 6B, WEW_v2.0, whole genome shotgun sequence and contains these coding sequences:
- the LOC119320730 gene encoding uncharacterized protein LOC119320730, whose product is MSSPRSRRRRRRSSAAPLEDEDLLSEILLRFPPLPSSLPRAFLVCERWRGILSDARFLRRFLEHHRRNPPLLGCFVQGISFVRFEPTLEAPNRVPQARFSLPIDAAYTYVILGCRHGLMLIFLWRRNQLLVWDPLTDDWHHLDVPPGFDKEETRISGAVLRSAGVVHHFQVVLVGNSGIQPTQAVASVYSSETGVWSNLVSTPLPADDPDVLTEVYHDMCSVMVGNSLYWLLIGNSFGILEFNLDTQSLTVIHVPVDIVDNCSFTVMRSEGGGLGFVFLSDYCVQLWERKTDCDRVTSWVLGRTVALDKLLSMNPEEGSQSPRILGFAEDNNVVLLWTFIGVFQVQFETLQFKKLLEPYRFYRWFNYYPFEAVYTADAGIM